From Antedon mediterranea chromosome 9, ecAntMedi1.1, whole genome shotgun sequence, a single genomic window includes:
- the LOC140058335 gene encoding uncharacterized protein, whose product MYNVYLLLFVGSSNILNIFVTNTATLRTEQYSSSVVVDITPPGDGQVFCPEYISEKKLECSWAGFVDIESGIERYTFAIGTQLGGNDVFFKDDVPAYGDALIVEEFGIEPLKPEQTFFVTMQAFNKVGLSTTAFSDEILVDKSPPIPGHVIEVSDVARIGSNEHQDSLAGSPENICADEENGADCQAQDAICQTSLTTVVVAWQPFTELESYITR is encoded by the exons ATGTACAAtgtctatttattattatttgtaggATCTTCAAACATTCTGAATATTTTCGTCACAAACACGGCAACATTACGAACTGAGCAGTATTCCAGTAGTGTCGTCGTAGATATAACTCCCCCTGGAGATGGCCAG GTATTTTGCCCTGAGTATATTAGTGAGAAGAAATTGGAATGCTCGTGGGCAGGTTTTGTCGACATTGAATCTGGAATTGAGAGATACACTTTTGCAATCGGTACGCAGCTTGGTGGAAATGACGTGTTCTTCAAAGACGATGTTCCTGCATATGGAGATGCTCTTATTGTAGAAG AATTTGGAATTGAACCTCTTAAACCAGAGCAGACATTCTTTGTAACAATGCAAGCCTTCAATAAAGTTGGCTTATCTACTACAGCCTTCTCTGATGAGATCTTGGTTGATAAGTCTCCACCAATCCCAGGCCATGTTATAGAAGTCTCTGACGTGGCACGCATAGGATCTAACGAACATCAGGATTCGCTAGCTGGTTCTCCAGAGAACATTTGTGCTGATGAAGAAAATGGTGCAG acTGCCAGGCCCAAGATGCTATTTGCCAGACATCACTGACCACTGTTGTAGTTGCATGGCAACCGTTTACTGAATTGGAATCCTATATAACAAGGTAA